One Pasteurella dagmatis DNA segment encodes these proteins:
- the era gene encoding GTPase Era — protein MTETNTTDNTKTYCGFIAIVGRPNVGKSTLLNKILGQKISITSRKAQTTRHRIVGIHTEGAYQAIYVDTPGLHIEEKRAINRLMNRAASSAIGDVDLIIFVVDGTHWNEDDEMVLNKLRAAKTPVVLAINKIDNIKNKEEMLPFITELSSKFGFAHVVPISAQSGKNVNELEKIVRNSLREGIHHFPEEYVTDRSQRFMASEIIREKLMRFTGDELPYSVTVEIEQFKLNERGTYEINGLILVEREGQKKMVIGNKGQKIKQIGIEARSDMERLFDNKVHLELWVKVKSGWADDERALRSLGYMDE, from the coding sequence ATGACCGAAACAAACACTACAGATAACACCAAAACCTACTGTGGCTTCATTGCTATTGTAGGCCGCCCTAATGTAGGAAAATCAACATTGCTGAATAAAATCTTAGGGCAAAAAATTTCAATTACCTCTCGTAAAGCACAAACGACTCGTCACCGCATTGTTGGTATTCATACAGAAGGTGCTTATCAAGCCATTTATGTGGATACACCAGGATTACACATCGAAGAAAAACGTGCGATTAACCGTTTAATGAATCGCGCAGCAAGCAGTGCAATTGGTGATGTTGATTTAATTATTTTTGTTGTTGACGGTACACATTGGAACGAAGATGATGAAATGGTGTTGAATAAATTGCGTGCAGCAAAAACACCCGTTGTTCTTGCGATCAATAAAATTGACAACATCAAAAATAAAGAAGAAATGTTGCCATTTATTACTGAACTTTCAAGTAAATTTGGCTTTGCTCATGTTGTACCAATTTCAGCGCAAAGCGGTAAAAATGTTAATGAATTAGAGAAAATCGTGCGTAATTCATTGCGTGAAGGTATTCACCACTTCCCTGAAGAATATGTTACCGACCGCTCACAACGTTTTATGGCGTCTGAAATCATTCGTGAAAAACTTATGCGCTTCACAGGTGATGAATTGCCATATTCTGTGACAGTAGAAATTGAACAGTTCAAGTTAAATGAACGTGGCACTTACGAAATCAACGGGTTAATTCTTGTTGAACGTGAAGGTCAGAAAAAAATGGTCATCGGCAATAAAGGGCAGAAGATCAAACAAATTGGTATTGAAGCTCGTTCAGATATGGAACGTTTGTTTGATAATAAAGTTCACCTAGAATTATGGGTGAAAGTGAAATCTGGCTGGGCTGACGATGAGCGTGCATTACGTAGCTTAGGCTATATGGATGAATAA
- the rnc gene encoding ribonuclease III — MNKNLERLQRKLGYSFNQVSLLEQALTHRSASINHNERLEFLGDAILNLTIAEALYHQFPKCNEGELSRMRATLVREPTLAILARKFELGDYLSLGPGELKSGGFRRESILADCVEAIIGAISLDSNLPKTSKIVCNWYKSLLEEIKPGDNQKDPKTRLQEYLQGKRLPLPNYNVVDIKGEAHCQTFTVECYVKNIDRTFIGIGASRRKAEQAAAEKILQLLENK; from the coding sequence ATGAATAAAAATTTAGAACGCCTACAACGAAAACTTGGTTATTCATTTAACCAAGTTTCTTTGTTAGAACAGGCACTTACACACCGCAGTGCCTCTATAAATCATAATGAGCGCCTAGAGTTTTTAGGCGATGCGATTTTAAATCTGACCATCGCAGAAGCTTTGTACCATCAATTCCCAAAATGCAATGAAGGTGAATTGAGTCGTATGCGTGCAACATTAGTGCGTGAACCTACTCTCGCCATTTTAGCCAGAAAATTTGAACTTGGTGATTATTTATCGCTAGGACCAGGTGAATTAAAGAGCGGTGGTTTTCGTCGCGAATCTATTTTAGCAGACTGCGTAGAGGCGATTATTGGGGCGATATCGCTCGATAGCAACTTACCGAAAACGAGCAAAATAGTTTGCAATTGGTATAAAAGCTTATTAGAAGAAATTAAGCCAGGCGATAACCAAAAAGATCCTAAAACTCGTTTACAAGAATATTTGCAAGGCAAACGCTTACCACTTCCTAACTACAATGTAGTTGATATCAAAGGGGAAGCCCATTGCCAAACTTTTACCGTTGAATGTTATGTAAAAAATATTGACCGCACTTTTATTGGTATTGGTGCAAGCCGTCGTAAAGCAGAACAAGCAGCGGCAGAAAAAATTTTACAACTATTGGAAAACAAATGA
- the lepB gene encoding signal peptidase I, which produces MSNVFLVILLVVCFGLWKVLDYFALPNTFSILLIILTAVSGALWCYHRFSILPKRARQITRTEQRSGKTLTAEEKAQIEPISEGSEFLSSLFPVLAFVLILRSFLFEPFQIPSPSMEPTLRIGDFLIVKKYAYGIKDPVFQNTIIETGKPERGDIVVFKAPTQPNVDYIKRVVGAPGDKIYYNEYTRRLSIIYGKDGKECTENCVQKDFSYTDPTENHEFRFLVGRDHKGEYLYGPSPLESTETGDISHKIHWYPEPISEGFRYKAYRSQNNYVTEWVVPEGEYFVMGDNRNNSEDSRFWGFVPEKNIVGKATYIWLSLDKQQDQWPTGIRFDRLFTEIK; this is translated from the coding sequence ATGTCGAACGTATTCCTCGTCATCTTATTGGTAGTTTGTTTTGGATTGTGGAAAGTGCTGGACTATTTTGCACTACCAAACACATTTTCAATTTTATTGATAATTTTAACCGCAGTTTCTGGTGCATTATGGTGCTACCACCGTTTTTCTATCTTGCCAAAACGAGCAAGGCAAATTACACGAACAGAACAACGATCTGGCAAAACACTAACTGCAGAAGAAAAAGCTCAAATCGAACCAATTTCTGAAGGTTCAGAGTTTTTATCTTCTCTATTCCCTGTCTTAGCTTTTGTTTTGATCTTACGTTCATTTTTATTTGAGCCGTTCCAGATTCCTTCACCATCTATGGAGCCAACATTGCGTATTGGTGATTTCCTCATCGTGAAAAAATATGCTTACGGCATTAAAGATCCTGTATTCCAGAATACTATTATTGAAACTGGTAAACCTGAACGTGGTGATATAGTAGTCTTTAAAGCACCTACTCAGCCAAATGTAGATTACATCAAACGTGTTGTCGGTGCACCAGGTGATAAAATCTACTACAACGAATACACTCGCCGATTAAGCATTATTTATGGCAAAGATGGCAAAGAGTGTACAGAAAACTGCGTACAAAAAGACTTTAGCTATACTGACCCCACAGAAAATCATGAATTTAGATTCCTAGTAGGACGTGATCATAAAGGTGAATATTTATACGGACCTTCGCCATTAGAATCCACGGAAACAGGCGATATTTCACACAAAATTCATTGGTATCCAGAACCAATTTCGGAAGGTTTCCGCTACAAAGCATATCGCTCGCAAAATAATTATGTGACTGAATGGGTTGTCCCTGAAGGCGAATATTTTGTAATGGGTGATAACCGAAATAATAGTGAAGACAGTCGTTTCTGGGGATTTGTACCTGAGAAAAATATTGTTGGTAAAGCGACTTATATTTGGTTAAGTTTAGACAAACAGCAAGATCAATGGCCAACAGGAATTCGCTTTGATCGACTATTTACTGAAATTAAGTAG